In Larimichthys crocea isolate SSNF chromosome VI, L_crocea_2.0, whole genome shotgun sequence, one genomic interval encodes:
- the LOC104924019 gene encoding monocarboxylate transporter 2 yields the protein MPIASNDELGYKPLDGGWGWVVVFGAHIAIGFAYAMPKALSIFYNDIQEDLECSSSEIALMSSIMLAVMYAGGPLSSWLVLRFGSRPVVILGGLMCGVSMVTASFGSSIIYLYICVGIIGGCGLAFNLNASLNIISKYFLVRRPLANGLAMAGSPVFLCILAPVNQYLLDSYGWRGSLLVLGAIMLNCCVAGALMRPVAQPPSSPPEQKVEEQPNNTNSNLKESCLKNISFFDVSFFKDRGFIIYLFGSIMFIFGAYAPFLFLSAYAISQGIDEHSAAYLLSFMGFVDMVVRPGTGLTANSKWIRPRIQYFFSFAVTYNGLCHLLCPLIHSYSFLLFYTFCFAMSFGMVFALIFECLMDLMGPQRFPSAVGMVTIIECFPMLLGPPIAGLLVDITGDYKYLFILCGSVIFTGGVFLFVMNIYNDHMLKKEKNAKDREQNQKNMEDQDHKDIKRTPKAMMEQTEFEVTEDNGAQGDLEIAETPN from the exons ATGCCCATTGCTTCAAATGATGAGTTGGGCTACAAGCCCCTGGATGGTGGTTGGGGCTGGGTGGTGGTATTTGGGGCCCACATTGCCATTGGATTTGCTTACGCCATGCCCAAAGCCCTCTCCATTTTCTACAATGACATCCAAGAAGACTTGGAGTGCAGCTCCAGTGAAATAGCATTGATGTCTTCTATCATGCTAGCTGTCATGTATGCAGGCG GACCACTGAGCAGTTGGTTGGTCCTTCGGTTTGGAAGCCGGCCAGTAGTCATACTGGGTGGACTGATGTGTGGGGTCTCTATGGTAACTGCGTCTTTTGGGAGCTCCATCATTTACCTCTACATTTGCGTTGGCATCATTGGAG GTTGCGGACTCGCCTTTAACCTCAATGCATCTCTCAACATCATCAGCAAGTATTTCCTGGTCAGGCGTCCTTTAGCCAACGGACTAGCCATGGCCGGGAGTCCAGTGTTTCTATGTATTCTGGCCCCTGTCAACCAATATTTACTGGACAGTTATGGCTGGAGAGGAAGTCTACTTGTCTTGGGGGCCATAATGCTCAATTGTTGTGTTGCTGGAGCCTTGATGAGACCTGTTGCACAGCCGCCCTCTTCTCCACCTGAACAGAAAGTAGAGGAACAGCCAAATAACACCAACAGTAACTTAAAAGAAAGCTGTTTGAAGAATATTAGCTTCTTTGATGTGTCCTTCTTTAAGGATAGAGGCTTTATAATTTACCTCTTTGGAAGCATAATGTTCATCTTTGGTGCCTACGCaccctttttgtttctttcagcttATGCAATTAGCCAAGGCATCGATGAGCACTCTGCAGCTTATCTGCTCTCTTTTATGGGCTTTGTGGACATGGTTGTCCGGCCTGGCACAGGCCTAACAGCTAACAGTAAGTGGATCAGGCCTAGGATCCAGTACTTCTTTAGCTTTGCTGTGACTTACAATGGGTTATGCCACTTACTGTGTCCACTGATACACAGCTACTCCTTCCTGTTATTctatacattttgttttgccatGAGTTTTGGCATGGTTTTCGCCCTGATATTTGAATGTCTTATGGACCTTATGGGACCACAACGCTTCCCCAGTGCTGTTGGAATGGTCACCATCATCGAGTGCTTCCCCATGCTACTGGGACCACCCATTGCAG GGCTGCTGGTGGACATCACGGGTGACTACAAGTACCTTTTCATATTGTGTGGCTCAGTGATCTTCACTGGGGGGGTCTTCCTCTTCGTCATGAACATCTACAACGACCACATgctgaaaaaagagaagaatgcaaaggacagagaacaaaaccaaaaaaacatggagGACCAGGACCATAAAGACATTAAACGGACCCCTAAGGCAATGATGGAACAAACTGAGTTTGAGGTTACAGAGGATAACGGAGCCCAGGGAGATCTAGAGATTGCTGAAACACCAAATTAA